The Athene noctua chromosome 16, bAthNoc1.hap1.1, whole genome shotgun sequence genomic interval CTGGGCAAGTGAAGATGCACAGATAGCAAAAAGCATGTATTAAGGCTAAATCTGACTGGTCTTTAGAGGTGATAGCCCATGAAAGTCAGGTGGTCATAAGGAAAGGTACAAATGCTAAATAAGACCCAGTCATCAGTTTTAAATCAAGCTTCCTTTACTACAAAAATCAATTCACTTTGGTTTAGACCCTTGTTGGGTTATGAAACACCACCCATGTGCCTCATGAAACAGAGTTAATAAAGTCTCATCTGCTGTGAGCGCTAAACTGAAGGCTACGAAAAcatcctaaaatattttattttgcagtccAGTTACCCAGTGATCCCTGGGGCCTGAGGGAGAGACTAAACCATCTCTGGAATGAGCCGCTTGTGCCAAGAGAATCGGGTGGCATGTGCGGCCAGGAGGGTTTACTCACTTGGcttgttttccttcccctttgtgATGATAGTCAGAGTGTGCACATAGAGTCGCAGATACCATGGCACAGTCTCCAGCAGGATCACGGGGAAGGCCCGGTACGGGTGGGTGTTGTAGATGAGAGTGCTGATCTCTCCGGTCTGCAGCCCGTATCCACTCACGTAGCGCTGAGCGTGGAGTATGGGTGTCGGCAGTTCCGCTGCAAGAGAGGAAAGGACACAGGAGTGGTGGGCCGTGCGAGGTGATTTTTAGGCCCGGAGCCCTGACCAGCGGTGCAGGTGAAGTTCTGGTCACTCACAGCTGTCTTGGGGCCTCTTCCACTTCAGCTGCACATTAAGGCTGCGAGACGTATTGAAGAGCGAGGGGCTCAGCAGGTCATAGACAGCATAGGTTCTCTTGTCTCCCTGGACAATAGCCTCGTATACAGATGCTGGAGTGGGCGTCACTTCCAGTAACTCCTTTTCCTGAGAAAGCAAATGGACCGTAAAAAGAAAAGCACCCCTTGAATTAAGTGGCAGTGCTGGGCAAAGCCCCTCTGGCTGGCCCTGTGCTTTCTGCCAGCACCCTTACCAACACCACCACACTCATCCCCACAGACCTgctcaggggagggagggaaaacagCTCCCTTCATTAGTGCTGGAGAGCTCCTGGAGCACCTGGCCAGCCACGGGGTGGAGATGAGGATGTTTCAGAGCCACACAAAGTGGCTGAACTGAGGGAGCAGGGGATGTTCTCTGGTCCATGAGCGTTACCTTGTTCTTAGGGGAGATGTCGACGTAGACTTTGCTCTGTGATGCCAGAGGACACGCGTCAGTAAGTGTGCGAGAGAACATCTTAAAGAGGGACCAGTCTGCAGGAAGAAAAGTCAGTGGCAGGTGAAGTGCTGCAGGTGGGGGGCACTTCAGGACTACAGTGCACTGCTGCTGAGCTTACCTTTCTTTCCTTGGCCACTGGAAAAGGTGTCAAAGACCACAGTGAGGGTCTGTCTGAGCTCCCAGGACACAGCCAGGCAGGAAGCATCCTGGACAAGAGAGAAACAAGTGGCTCTGATCACACCTTCTGGAGTGGCAGGACACCAGGATAGAACTGGAAGTCCACCAGGACTGCAAAAATCCCCTGGGGACGCAGGTGAGACCAGAGAAGCAGGATGACAGCTGTGTTAAGACACACTGAAGCCCCCACAGGGGAGCTGGGCAAACTGGTGTGTCACCCTGCAGTGTCACAGGAAGGCTTTGGATTTTCTCATGGAGGTGTTACAGAAGGGAGCCCTGAGCCGCGTGCTTACCCTGCAGATGGGGCGGATGTGCACTGCCTGCGAATGGTAGCTGCTGTGGAACAAGCGCTCGGccttcagcagcacagcaagcCCAGCCTGtagggagagaaggagaaactCTGCCCCAGGCCTGTTCTCTGCTCCCACTGAGAGAAAGACCCTGCTGAGACTTCCCAGTGCACGCTCCTGCATTGCTGTCGGGGACCCAGCTCCCTTGGGAGTGGCCCAACGAGGCAGCAGGACTGACCCTTACCTTTGAGCCACATGGGAGCAGCTTCTTCCAAGGTGTGAGGTTCTCTGTGCAGACGACCTCCCGGGGCAGGACAGCATATCGCAGGAGATGGTGATCTGTCCCTGGGCAGGGAGGTGAGGGGTCAACAGGCTGGTACTGCTACAGGCATGAGAGCAGAAGCAGACCTGTTCCACCCCGCAGCATACCCCACAGCCCACCACCCTCTCAATATCCCTGAAATGCCATGAGCTCAATCAGGAATAGATCCCTCTCTTCAGGATGATTTGGAAAGTATAGGTAAGAGTATATTCTAGCAGATTTTTTCATGAGTGCCTCAAATCCACCAGTGCTCACTGTTTTATAAAATGCTTCTCGGTGAGACAGATGAGGGCTTGGGAGCATCTGTCAGCTACTGCTTGTGGGTTTTCTCTGTTCAAATCCAAGCCTCTTTTGTAGATAGAGGAAATGCTTCCAGGAGGAGGTAACAGACCCTGCTGTACACACTCAAACCCAGAGTTGCTGCAGGACCTGTGTCTGGACTGCCTGCGGTGGAACCAAAGCTAGAGGCAAGAGTGagagagcagagccaggcagccaAGTGCAGGCCGGGCTCACCGTTGGCTAAGCCCAGGGGTTTGAAGGACGCCGTTGGAGTGACTGTGTTGGTTGAGTCAATGAAGTTGAGAGAAGCACAGAATATTCCTGAGAGGATGTTACTCAGTTCTTTCCAGGCTTTGTCAACACTGTGCGAGACAGATAACAGAAATTACTCAGCAGCTTGAATCCTCAGAACAACAAGCATTAAGTTGGTAACATTCAATAAATACACTGGGATGACCACGCTGGCTTTCAGAGGCTGCAAGGAGTGGGCATGCAAAGGCTGCTGGTCATTGCACTCTCCAGCTCTCTTGGTATTTTATTCTAATGTGTGAGATCTAGGGGACATTcactgcaggggcagccctggggctggcagggcttcACACAGCCAGGGACCCGGTGGTGGGTGCAGCTGGTATGTGAGGATGCAGGCTGAGGGAACAGGGAGCATGTGGGAGGTGGTGTGCAGTATATGGGGAAGGGGATGCGAGACCTAAAGCAACACCTTGGTGCAGCACTGAAGGCTGACCCGACCTGCAGACCTGGAATGGGCCACTTGTAGGGAGGAGAGAGCTCTGTGAGTCCAcgcagagctgctgcagctcaaACAGGGGCTGTGAGCCAAGGGAGACAGTGACAGATATTGGATGGGAGTCAGAGGAAGTGAGTCATGGATGAGAGATAAAGATATAACCCTATTGTATTAATGCAGCGAGGGGTTTGTCATCACAGAGCCCAAAAGGGAATGACTTGTTCCTGAACAAGGGTTTGCCCTCAGCACCACATCCTGCCCTGTGCACCGAGTGGGCTATGTTGTGCTTTTCCTTTGAGCTGCTCCTGGGGTTGTGGGCTCTTTACTCTGGGGGACACTTTCCAACCCAGGAGGCCTCTACACACACCATGGCTGCCTTGTGTGAGAAGGGCAACAGCTCCCAGGAGTGGTGGCCACAGAGAGGACCCAGAGGGACGGACCCAGAGGGACAGACCCACGGCCAGGGTACCTACTCCATGACAGTGGGCTGGAACCAGACCCAGAGCTCTGCGCCAGCAGGTGCCTGGAGGGGCGGCTGCCCCCAGGTCCGGGTGCGCCAGAAGCCCTGGGTGAGGGCGAGGTGGAGCTCCTGCACGCCCAGCGCCGCCACCAGCCGCCCCAGCGCCTTCGGGAAGAGCCTGTAGTGAGACACTGCGGGCAGCGTTAGCCCCtgccgcccgcctgccccgccaTCCCACCAGGGCCTGGCCCAGCACGGCCTGGGCATCCCCCGGCGCTGCTCCCGCTCCTCCTGTCACACGCAGCCCGCTCGCATCACCGCACCGACCCACTCGTGGTAACGCCGCCGCCACGCTCTGCCCTGCTCCCGCTCCCCCGCCTCTGACGTCACTCGCCTGCGCTGACGTCACACCTAACGCGGTAACGTCATGACCCCAACGCAATCAATCCACCACGGCGCGCCGTCACTCCGCCACTAGCTCCGCCCCCTGCGCCGGGCCCCAGCCAATAgcggctcggccccgccccgccctacCTGCGCCCCGCGGCAGGTCCGCGTCCCACCGCGTGCGGAACTGGAAGGTGGCGGCCACGTCCCCGGCGGGCAGCgggctcagcagcagctcctcccgCAGCGcgtcccgccgcgcccgccccgcgcccgcccgcccgggccccgccgccgccaccaggAGCAGAAACaaggcccccgccgccgccgccatcgtcCTGCCGCCCACTTCCGCTTCCGGTCACCCGGCCAATGGCGGCCGCTTCCGGGGTCGCCATGGAGACGCGGCGCCGCAGCCGCGGCCCGGCCTCGCCTCCCCGCTCACGGCgagggcccggcccggggcccggcccggggcccgAGGGTTTTCCTCCCGCGTgggccgggcggcggctgccccggcccggggtAGGGGGAAGCGCCTGCTTGGCCCTGCCTGCGCCTGGCCGGTGGAGAGCACCCGGCAGCGGCTGCGCCCAGCCTCAGAGCGAGGACGTCTGTTTTGTGGGGTGCTCCCCGAAGGCTCCCTCCCCCGGCTTTTAAAGCTCGGGGAGCTGTTGTGCGGCCTGAGCTTGAGTGGTTTGCTGCAAGGCTTTACTGCGCACGAGGACGCTGCAAGGACTGTTCCTGTCCCTGGCGTGACTTCCTCTCCTCAGCTCTTGCCACTGTTgtctgctctccctctctctttgacGTCCCTTTCCGGAGGACAGCGTCTATCTGCGGGTGCAGAGCTGTCCGGAAGCACCCAACTTCCACCAGCTGCCAGCCTGGGGCCACCCCGGGAGGAAGCGAACTGCAGCCACAGCAAGGCAGCAGTGAGGGTGGCAATCTGACAGCACTTCCAATGCCTCCCGCTCTGGCCACCGTTCCTGGATGACTGGGGGGCTCCAGCCGGTCACGTGAAGGGTTGGCTGTCACAGGAGGGAGTGCAGTAAGGTCTGAACATCCCTGGGAAGCAGCCAGGATGAGGAGTGTTCCCTCGCTCCTGTTGCTTATCTTCCAGGCTCCTGTCCTCGTGGGGGTGACTGTGGTTGTGCTGACACAGGCCGAGCAGGGACAGCACTTTCCTGGCCTGCAGCCACTGATAGTGGCAATGGGCCTCTGGCCAGCTTTGTGCCTGACTCCCCTTGACCTGTCCTGCAGGGAGCAAGCACAGCGGGCTGCAAAGTGGCTTCATTTCAAttgttcttcctttgcttctctaAAGCAGCCTCCAACCAGGG includes:
- the PIGT gene encoding GPI-anchor transamidase component PIGT isoform X1 codes for the protein MAAAAGALFLLLVAAAGPGRAGAGRARRDALREELLLSPLPAGDVAATFQFRTRWDADLPRGAVSHYRLFPKALGRLVAALGVQELHLALTQGFWRTRTWGQPPLQAPAGAELWVWFQPTVMDVDKAWKELSNILSGIFCASLNFIDSTNTVTPTASFKPLGLANGTDHHLLRYAVLPREVVCTENLTPWKKLLPCGSKAGLAVLLKAERLFHSSYHSQAVHIRPICRDASCLAVSWELRQTLTVVFDTFSSGQGKKDWSLFKMFSRTLTDACPLASQSKVYVDISPKNKEKELLEVTPTPASVYEAIVQGDKRTYAVYDLLSPSLFNTSRSLNVQLKWKRPQDSSELPTPILHAQRYVSGYGLQTGEISTLIYNTHPYRAFPVILLETVPWYLRLYVHTLTIITKGKENKPSYIHYQPAQDRRRPHLLEMLIQLPANSVTKITIQFERALLKWTEYTPDPNHGFYVSSSVLSALVPSVIAMKDVDVEQSPLFTSLFPSSDGSSYFVRLYTEPLLVNLPTPDFSMPYNVICLTCTVVAVCYGSFYNLLTRTFHVEEPTRGGLAKRLANIIRKFRGVPPL
- the PIGT gene encoding GPI-anchor transamidase component PIGT isoform X2 is translated as MAAAAGALFLLLVAAAGPGRAGAGRARRDALREELLLSPLPAGDVAATFQFRTRWDADLPRGAVSHYRLFPKALGRLVAALGVQELHLALTQGFWRTRTWGQPPLQAPAGTDHHLLRYAVLPREVVCTENLTPWKKLLPCGSKAGLAVLLKAERLFHSSYHSQAVHIRPICRDASCLAVSWELRQTLTVVFDTFSSGQGKKDWSLFKMFSRTLTDACPLASQSKVYVDISPKNKEKELLEVTPTPASVYEAIVQGDKRTYAVYDLLSPSLFNTSRSLNVQLKWKRPQDSSELPTPILHAQRYVSGYGLQTGEISTLIYNTHPYRAFPVILLETVPWYLRLYVHTLTIITKGKENKPSYIHYQPAQDRRRPHLLEMLIQLPANSVTKITIQFERALLKWTEYTPDPNHGFYVSSSVLSALVPSVIAMKDVDVEQSPLFTSLFPSSDGSSYFVRLYTEPLLVNLPTPDFSMPYNVICLTCTVVAVCYGSFYNLLTRTFHVEEPTRGGLAKRLANIIRKFRGVPPL
- the PIGT gene encoding GPI-anchor transamidase component PIGT isoform X3 — its product is MAAAAGALFLLLVAAAGPGRAGAGRARRDALREELLLSPLPAGDVAATFQFRTRWDADLPRGAVSHYRLFPKALGRLVAALGVQELHLALTQGFWRTRTWGQPPLQAPAGAELWVWFQPTVMDVDKAWKELSNILSGIFCASLNFIDSTNTVTPTASFKPLGLANGTDHHLLRYAVLPREVVCTENLTPWKKLLPCGSKAGLAVLLKAERLFHSSYHSQAVHIRPICRDASCLAVSWELRQTLTVVFDTFSSGQGKKDWSLFKMFSRTLTDACPLASQSKVYVDISPKNKEKELLEVTPTPASVYEAIVQGDKRTYAVYDLLSPSLFNTSRSLNVQLKWKRPQDSCYIHYQPAQDRRRPHLLEMLIQLPANSVTKITIQFERALLKWTEYTPDPNHGFYVSSSVLSALVPSVIAMKDVDVEQSPLFTSLFPSSDGSSYFVRLYTEPLLVNLPTPDFSMPYNVICLTCTVVAVCYGSFYNLLTRTFHVEEPTRGGLAKRLANIIRKFRGVPPL
- the PIGT gene encoding GPI-anchor transamidase component PIGT isoform X4 yields the protein MAAAAGALFLLLVAAAGPGRAGAGRARRDALREELLLSPLPAGDVAATFQFRTRWDADLPRGAGTDHHLLRYAVLPREVVCTENLTPWKKLLPCGSKAGLAVLLKAERLFHSSYHSQAVHIRPICRDASCLAVSWELRQTLTVVFDTFSSGQGKKDWSLFKMFSRTLTDACPLASQSKVYVDISPKNKEKELLEVTPTPASVYEAIVQGDKRTYAVYDLLSPSLFNTSRSLNVQLKWKRPQDSSELPTPILHAQRYVSGYGLQTGEISTLIYNTHPYRAFPVILLETVPWYLRLYVHTLTIITKGKENKPSYIHYQPAQDRRRPHLLEMLIQLPANSVTKITIQFERALLKWTEYTPDPNHGFYVSSSVLSALVPSVIAMKDVDVEQSPLFTSLFPSSDGSSYFVRLYTEPLLVNLPTPDFSMPYNVICLTCTVVAVCYGSFYNLLTRTFHVEEPTRGGLAKRLANIIRKFRGVPPL